The following proteins are co-located in the Sphingobacteriaceae bacterium genome:
- a CDS encoding YdcF family protein: MKLLSFILKWTIRLSVPILIFGVICNSWISRENKEMLFSETDSIPFCYAAILPGTSRYLEGGAQNLYFTYRIHAAGKLFLSGKIKKIILSGDNRMHDYNEPREMKKALRKMGVPDSCLIPDYAGLRTFDSMVRCKDVFGQDSVIVISQQFQNERALFIANRIQLIAFGYNAQDVTTQKTWKMKIREFFSRMKCVLDLYVFDTKPKHLGDKILI; this comes from the coding sequence ATGAAACTTTTATCCTTTATATTGAAATGGACAATCAGGCTTTCAGTGCCGATTTTAATATTTGGAGTGATTTGTAATAGTTGGATAAGCCGGGAAAATAAAGAAATGCTTTTTAGTGAAACCGATTCTATTCCGTTTTGTTATGCGGCTATTTTACCCGGAACATCACGCTATTTAGAAGGTGGTGCACAAAATCTGTATTTCACTTATCGTATTCACGCTGCCGGAAAATTATTCCTATCCGGAAAAATAAAAAAAATAATTTTAAGCGGGGATAATAGAATGCACGATTATAATGAACCCCGTGAAATGAAAAAAGCACTGCGCAAAATGGGTGTACCCGATTCATGTTTAATTCCAGATTACGCCGGATTGAGAACTTTTGACAGCATGGTTAGGTGCAAAGATGTTTTTGGGCAAGACAGTGTGATTGTGATTTCTCAGCAATTTCAAAATGAAAGAGCGCTATTTATAGCCAATCGTATTCAATTAATTGCATTTGGGTATAATGCACAAGATGTTACCACCCAAAAAACCTGGAAAATGAAAATACGCGAATTTTTTTCAAGAATGAAATGTGTATTGGACTTATATGTTTTTGATACGAAGCCCAAACATCTTGGCGATAAGATTTTGATTTAA
- a CDS encoding protein-L-isoaspartate(D-aspartate) O-methyltransferase, whose product MGKRKRLVEQLKTKGINNENVLRAIEKIPRHLFFDPSTFNQSSSIPALIDHAYSDKALPIGAGQTISHPYTVAFQTQQLNIQPGEKVLEIGTGCGYQTAVLLEMKAKVFSIERQKNLFDKTKVFLPHIGYRTAKLVYGDGYKGMPQFAPFDKIIVTAGAPYIPNDLLEQLKVGGIMLIPIGEGESQEMIWLKKTSEKEFDRKVMGKFKFVPLLQHKAGNKV is encoded by the coding sequence ATGGGGAAGCGAAAGCGTTTGGTAGAACAGCTTAAAACCAAGGGCATTAATAATGAAAATGTATTAAGGGCCATAGAAAAAATTCCCAGACATTTATTTTTTGACCCTTCCACATTTAATCAATCCTCTTCCATTCCGGCTTTAATAGATCACGCGTATAGCGATAAAGCCTTGCCAATTGGAGCGGGTCAAACCATCTCACATCCGTATACCGTTGCTTTTCAAACACAACAACTGAATATACAGCCCGGCGAAAAAGTACTTGAAATTGGTACAGGTTGTGGTTATCAAACAGCAGTATTATTGGAAATGAAAGCTAAAGTATTTAGTATAGAACGACAAAAGAATTTGTTTGATAAAACCAAGGTGTTTTTACCTCATATCGGATATAGAACAGCCAAGTTAGTTTATGGAGATGGATATAAAGGAATGCCCCAGTTTGCGCCATTTGATAAAATTATAGTTACTGCAGGCGCACCCTATATTCCAAATGATTTATTAGAACAATTAAAAGTAGGCGGAATTATGCTTATTCCCATTGGAGAAGGAGAATCACAGGAAATGATTTGGTTGAAGAAAACTTCCGAAAAGGAGTTTGATCGAAAGGTGATGGGCAAATTCAAATTTGTTCCATTGTTACAACATAAAGCCGGAAACAAAGTGTAA
- a CDS encoding T9SS type A sorting domain-containing protein has product MKKFILLLVLCLSVVLVSAQPCVSNCSLYTTQSIPPNIIPSAGTAVTLSDDQVSGACPIGFTFTFYCNAYTNFYISSNGFISFNPAVSQGCCSGASIPAPGNAVNNMIAFSWNDLYPPGGGTIRYQTIGVAPNRICLITYSLIPHCCNNGPAFNSGQIKLFETSNTIEIHSGVITSDGSNATQGIMNGPGTLAAAVPGRNGQTWTATSDAYRFTVSTGGPTAPGPILGLSSLCIGASQVFSVTPMVGATQYNWTLPGGWTGASTTNTILVTPSATGVLSVTATYTCGTSTPATTLNVTVNPNPTVTISGGNTAVCPGNSITLTGNGANTYSWSNGQLINPITITPTVSGTYSVIGTSVAGCTGTATKDITVTPSPTVIITGTDQICFGQSVVLTAIGAVSYTWSNGSNNPSQSFSPTVTTTYSVEGFAGACTSSAIITVTVNPNPTVTIVGSNTACAGNPINLTANGANSYTWSTGDLTSTISPVPFGNITYTVYGDTPAGCTGFATHAVTVNASPNVTVSGPNAMCVGQTITLSALGANSYSWSNGMPSQTIVISPTTTTSYSVYGTSILGCVGPPTIKNIIVNPVPNVFIAASSQTICKGEMCTLTGNGADTYSWSTGALTPTANVTPSTTTNYTVTGTNTTTGCMMTTNIQIVVELCTGIDKVEMLSENLKVYPNPNNGEFKIEFTKSKSRLVFVYDLIGKEVYSKVSDGELIHVDIQQLNDGIYFMKIVEGNENVIIKVVKQK; this is encoded by the coding sequence ATGAAAAAATTTATACTCCTTTTAGTATTGTGTTTATCAGTTGTTTTGGTAAGTGCACAACCCTGCGTTTCCAATTGCTCATTATATACTACACAATCAATTCCTCCAAATATTATTCCATCAGCGGGAACAGCAGTAACATTGAGCGATGATCAGGTTTCCGGTGCTTGCCCTATCGGTTTTACATTTACTTTTTACTGTAATGCCTATACTAATTTTTATATTTCATCCAATGGATTTATTTCTTTTAATCCTGCTGTAAGTCAAGGTTGTTGTTCCGGTGCTTCAATTCCCGCACCCGGAAACGCAGTTAATAATATGATTGCCTTTTCTTGGAATGATTTGTATCCTCCTGGTGGTGGAACCATTCGTTATCAAACCATCGGTGTTGCTCCAAACCGAATTTGTTTAATTACCTATAGTTTAATTCCTCATTGCTGCAATAACGGACCTGCATTTAACAGCGGACAAATTAAATTGTTTGAAACGTCTAATACTATTGAAATTCATAGTGGTGTAATTACTTCAGACGGCTCTAATGCAACGCAAGGAATAATGAATGGCCCTGGAACTTTGGCTGCCGCAGTACCGGGTAGAAATGGTCAAACCTGGACCGCAACATCAGATGCATATCGTTTTACTGTATCAACAGGAGGGCCAACTGCGCCAGGCCCTATTTTAGGATTATCATCTCTTTGTATTGGAGCTAGTCAAGTTTTTTCAGTAACACCAATGGTGGGTGCAACTCAATACAATTGGACTTTACCGGGTGGATGGACAGGTGCCAGTACAACAAATACAATTTTAGTTACACCTAGTGCTACCGGTGTTTTATCGGTTACCGCAACTTATACATGCGGAACTTCAACACCGGCTACAACTTTAAACGTAACTGTTAATCCGAATCCAACTGTTACTATTTCGGGTGGCAACACGGCTGTTTGTCCGGGTAATTCCATTACATTAACCGGAAACGGAGCCAATACTTATTCTTGGAGTAATGGCCAGTTAATAAATCCTATAACCATAACGCCAACCGTTAGTGGCACATATAGTGTAATAGGCACATCAGTTGCCGGTTGCACAGGAACAGCTACAAAAGACATAACTGTAACACCAAGCCCAACCGTTATAATTACCGGTACTGACCAAATATGTTTTGGACAAAGTGTAGTTCTTACTGCCATTGGTGCGGTGAGTTATACTTGGAGTAATGGCAGTAATAATCCAAGTCAATCATTTTCGCCAACAGTTACCACAACTTATTCTGTTGAAGGTTTCGCAGGAGCATGCACTTCATCTGCAATAATAACAGTTACGGTTAATCCGAATCCAACGGTTACTATTGTTGGAAGTAATACGGCATGTGCGGGTAATCCAATTAATTTAACTGCCAATGGTGCTAACAGTTATACTTGGAGTACAGGTGATTTAACCTCTACCATTTCACCGGTTCCATTTGGAAATATTACCTATACCGTATATGGTGATACGCCGGCCGGATGCACCGGTTTTGCTACACATGCCGTAACGGTTAATGCTTCGCCTAATGTAACGGTATCTGGTCCAAATGCCATGTGCGTTGGGCAAACTATTACTTTATCCGCTTTAGGAGCAAACTCTTATTCATGGAGTAATGGTATGCCATCACAAACTATTGTAATAAGCCCAACAACAACTACTTCTTACAGTGTATATGGAACTTCAATTCTAGGATGTGTTGGACCGCCGACAATAAAAAATATTATTGTTAACCCAGTTCCGAATGTATTTATTGCAGCTAGTTCTCAAACTATTTGTAAGGGCGAAATGTGTACCTTAACCGGTAACGGAGCGGATACTTACAGCTGGAGTACGGGCGCGTTAACACCTACCGCAAATGTTACACCTTCAACAACTACCAATTATACGGTAACCGGTACAAATACAACAACAGGTTGTATGATGACCACCAATATACAAATTGTTGTGGAGCTTTGCACCGGCATTGATAAAGTGGAAATGCTTTCTGAAAACTTAAAAGTTTATCCTAATCCAAATAATGGAGAATTTAAAATAGAATTTACAAAATCAAAATCGCGCTTAGTATTTGTGTATGATCTTATTGGAAAGGAAGTATACAGTAAAGTTAGTGATGGGGAATTGATTCATGTGGATATACAGCAATTAAACGATGGGATTTATTTTATGAAGATTGTGGAAGGTAATGAAAATGTTATAATCAAAGTAGTTAAACAAAAATAA
- a CDS encoding UbiA family prenyltransferase: MLKYFSLVKFSHTIFALPFAIFGFILATQSNRAQFDITKLVLVILCMIFARSAAMAFNRLVDHSFDAKNPRTAIREIPAGQISVTAAIVFVILNAAGFMIVSFFINKLCFYLAPVALLVILGYSYTKRFTPLCHLVLGLGLALAPIGAYLAITEEFALTPVLIGIVVLFWVSGFDIIYSLQDEEFDKENKLLSIPVLLGKKNALLLSRLLHVISAIFIILIFFIGPFSWLYITGAGIFIFLLIYQHTIISHNNLSKINLAFFTTNGFGSILFSLFACCDLLF, translated from the coding sequence ATTCTCAAATATTTTTCATTAGTTAAGTTCAGCCATACTATTTTTGCTTTGCCATTTGCAATTTTCGGATTCATTTTAGCAACACAATCTAACCGCGCACAATTTGATATAACAAAATTAGTATTAGTAATCTTGTGTATGATATTTGCCCGAAGTGCTGCAATGGCTTTTAATCGATTGGTTGACCATTCCTTTGATGCAAAAAATCCGAGAACTGCAATACGAGAAATTCCTGCCGGACAAATTTCGGTAACAGCTGCAATTGTTTTTGTTATTTTAAACGCTGCAGGTTTTATGATTGTCTCCTTTTTTATTAATAAATTATGTTTCTATTTAGCTCCTGTTGCACTATTAGTGATATTGGGCTATAGCTATACCAAAAGATTTACCCCGCTGTGTCACCTTGTACTTGGGTTGGGCTTAGCGCTTGCGCCAATTGGAGCCTATCTGGCGATCACAGAAGAATTCGCCTTAACACCCGTTTTAATTGGAATTGTAGTATTGTTTTGGGTGAGTGGTTTTGACATCATTTATTCATTACAAGATGAAGAATTTGATAAAGAAAATAAGCTACTATCTATACCTGTTTTGCTTGGTAAAAAAAATGCTCTTCTGCTATCGCGTTTATTACATGTTATCTCTGCTATTTTTATTATTCTTATTTTTTTTATTGGCCCATTTTCATGGCTCTATATAACAGGTGCCGGAATTTTTATTTTTCTTTTAATCTATCAACACACTATCATTAGTCATAATAACCTCAGTAAAATTAATTTAGCGTTTTTTACAACTAACGGTTTTGGGAGCATACTTTTTTCATTGTTTGCCTGTTGTGATTTACTTTTTTAA
- a CDS encoding sugar transferase, with protein sequence MNQRLRTIYYLISDFLASALAWTIFYYYRKTQIDPLKTGDFNQKIFDDNYYLSIILIPLAWVLAYYLTGAYSNVLRRSRINEFVQSFTSSLIGVTVLFFVLLLDDQVARYILYYKMYFVLFCTHFLITSVFRLILSSYTNKQIHHRKFGFNTLIIGSNERALKMFREVNALKYGIGNNFSGFVHIEGKNGYSDTLKAELPHLGEYHEIKEIIEKNQIEEVIIALESWEHEYIKNIVNDLSDLGVIIKIIPDIYDILSGHVKMNAILGTPLIEIKNQIIPVWQISVKRFIDVSLSLIALIAFSWLYFILALLVKLTSKGSVFFKQERIGIHGKPFYIYKFRTMYTDAEKSGPALSSQNDPRVTPFGRFLRKVRLDELPQFYNVLIGDMSIVGPRPERSYYIEQIVKKAPHYKHLQKIRPGITSWGQVKYGYAENVDQMIDRLKFDILYVENMSLLLDFKILVHTILIVLQGRGK encoded by the coding sequence ATGAATCAAAGATTAAGAACCATATATTATTTGATCTCAGATTTTTTAGCATCAGCATTAGCATGGACCATTTTTTACTATTATCGAAAAACACAAATCGATCCTTTAAAAACCGGAGATTTTAATCAGAAAATATTCGACGATAATTATTACCTAAGTATAATTTTAATTCCTTTAGCTTGGGTTTTGGCCTATTATCTCACAGGCGCCTACAGCAATGTTTTACGCCGTTCAAGAATAAATGAGTTTGTTCAAAGCTTTACCTCTTCCTTAATTGGTGTTACTGTTTTATTCTTTGTGTTGTTGCTCGATGATCAAGTGGCCAGATATATTTTATATTATAAAATGTATTTCGTTTTATTCTGCACACATTTTTTAATCACTTCTGTTTTCCGTCTTATTCTTTCCAGTTATACCAACAAACAAATTCACCACAGAAAATTTGGATTCAATACCCTTATTATTGGCAGTAATGAACGAGCACTTAAAATGTTCAGAGAAGTGAATGCACTAAAATATGGCATCGGCAATAACTTTTCGGGGTTTGTGCATATTGAAGGGAAAAATGGATATTCAGACACGTTAAAAGCGGAGCTTCCGCATTTAGGCGAATATCATGAAATAAAAGAAATAATTGAGAAAAACCAAATTGAAGAAGTAATTATTGCACTAGAAAGCTGGGAACACGAATACATAAAAAATATTGTAAATGATTTAAGCGATTTAGGCGTTATCATTAAAATTATTCCCGATATCTATGACATCTTAAGCGGTCATGTAAAGATGAATGCGATTTTAGGTACGCCACTAATAGAAATTAAAAATCAAATTATTCCGGTTTGGCAAATTTCCGTGAAACGATTTATTGATGTGAGTCTTTCATTAATCGCATTAATCGCATTCAGCTGGTTGTATTTTATACTTGCTTTACTTGTCAAATTAACTTCAAAAGGTTCCGTTTTTTTCAAGCAAGAAAGAATTGGCATACACGGCAAACCATTTTACATTTATAAATTTAGAACAATGTATACCGATGCGGAAAAAAGCGGACCTGCACTTTCCAGTCAAAATGATCCACGCGTTACTCCGTTTGGAAGGTTTCTTAGAAAAGTACGATTAGATGAATTACCCCAATTTTATAATGTATTAATTGGCGATATGAGTATTGTTGGTCCAAGACCCGAACGAAGCTATTACATTGAACAAATTGTAAAAAAAGCGCCGCATTATAAACACTTACAAAAAATCAGACCGGGTATAACGAGTTGGGGACAGGTAAAATACGGATATGCAGAAAACGTTGATCAAATGATTGACCGATTAAAATTTGATATTTTATATGTTGAAAACATGAGCTTATTATTGGATTTCAAAATTTTAGTTCACACCATTCTTATCGTATTGCAAGGACGAGGAAAATAA
- a CDS encoding Gfo/Idh/MocA family oxidoreductase — MNRIGLVGLGYLGKIHLKILLEDDAWQLAGVYDINKRLCLELADQYQIKAFDSYAEMLEHCDAIDIVTPSNTHFEIAEKAIIHGKHVFIEKPVTSDVKDAKTLRDLATEASVCVQVGHVERFNPAFIAALPYLSNPKYIEIHRLAQYNPRGTDVSVVLDLMSHDLDLILNIVHANVKKIQAIGSRVISQSADLVNARIEFDNGCVANITTNRIALKNVRKFRVFTDKYLVSINLLDKSTYIVKNSGRRQ, encoded by the coding sequence ATGAATCGAATTGGTCTTGTTGGTTTGGGTTATCTGGGTAAAATTCACCTGAAAATATTATTGGAAGATGATGCGTGGCAACTTGCCGGAGTTTATGATATCAATAAACGATTGTGTTTAGAATTAGCCGATCAATATCAAATTAAAGCTTTTGACTCTTATGCAGAAATGCTTGAGCATTGTGATGCTATCGACATTGTAACACCCAGCAATACCCATTTTGAAATTGCTGAAAAAGCTATTATCCATGGCAAACATGTTTTTATTGAAAAACCGGTAACTTCAGATGTAAAAGATGCTAAAACTTTAAGAGATCTGGCCACAGAAGCTTCGGTTTGCGTGCAAGTGGGACATGTAGAGCGATTCAATCCCGCGTTTATTGCAGCTCTTCCATATCTTTCAAATCCAAAATACATCGAAATACATCGTCTCGCTCAATATAACCCTAGAGGAACTGATGTTTCCGTAGTTCTTGATTTAATGTCACACGACCTGGATTTGATCCTTAATATTGTACATGCTAATGTTAAAAAAATACAGGCAATTGGCTCAAGGGTTATTAGTCAATCAGCTGATTTGGTGAATGCCAGAATTGAATTTGATAATGGCTGCGTGGCTAATATTACTACAAACCGAATTGCATTAAAAAATGTACGTAAGTTTCGCGTATTTACTGATAAATACCTCGTTAGCATAAATTTACTGGACAAATCAACCTACATTGTAAAAAATTCAGGACGCAGGCAATAA